One genomic window of Lentisphaera araneosa HTCC2155 includes the following:
- a CDS encoding RsmE family RNA methyltransferase, producing the protein MRKFFCDELFEVGQLVKIDKTESRHILQTLRMKEGDELLLMNGEGLLADAKIAKIEGRNNLFCELLQVTHAPRPKLKISLFVAPPSNGTLALILKQAVELGVHSVYLMACQYSVSKSKKEKNVQAELISAAKQSGNPYLPKVLSGLTFKEALALAPANNFYGAVPSDDFSAPENSIGEAGVWIGPEGGFSDSELQEIQKLPACPLAIGPYILRVETAVNSVCSVLMSKYGQA; encoded by the coding sequence ATGCGTAAGTTTTTTTGTGATGAATTGTTCGAGGTGGGTCAATTAGTAAAAATTGATAAAACTGAGTCTCGTCACATTTTGCAAACCCTCAGAATGAAAGAGGGCGATGAATTACTTTTAATGAATGGAGAAGGGCTCTTAGCTGATGCGAAGATCGCAAAAATTGAAGGACGAAACAATTTGTTTTGTGAACTCCTGCAAGTCACGCATGCGCCTCGCCCCAAACTGAAAATCAGCTTATTTGTTGCTCCCCCATCTAACGGAACTCTCGCCTTGATTTTAAAACAAGCGGTAGAGCTTGGCGTTCATAGTGTTTATCTCATGGCCTGTCAATATTCAGTGAGTAAGTCCAAAAAAGAAAAGAATGTCCAAGCCGAACTTATTTCTGCAGCCAAGCAGAGCGGTAATCCCTATTTACCTAAAGTGCTCTCTGGCCTGACTTTTAAAGAAGCTTTAGCCCTAGCTCCTGCTAATAATTTTTATGGAGCGGTACCCAGTGATGATTTCAGTGCTCCCGAAAATAGTATAGGTGAAGCTGGTGTCTGGATTGGTCCCGAAGGTGGTTTTTCTGATAGCGAGCTCCAGGAAATACAAAAACTTCCAGCCTGTCCTTTAGCCATTGGTCCTTATATTTTACGTGTCGAGACAGCAGTGAATTCGGTCTGCTCGGTTTTAATGTCAAAGTATGGTCAAGCATAA
- a CDS encoding ABC transporter permease subunit/CPBP intramembrane protease produces the protein MNWKLVQLIFTKELREFVRDTRTLLLMIFIPAFLYPGLLLVTAQMRSVQESKLQSQTYTVFVKGDDLNLLSKVESENLVFSRDAEQEETTLLSIEFSENEFSDTIPKIAISYDSTNSQSLYILDMVQIEFDRINRELRDENLEKLGLEKSFLRPLQIDLIKTNSEKQEGRFLAGKILPGLILVMLTVAAGLMAQETTAGERESGTLETLLCTPAKYAEIVAAKLLTVTTIGFLSGLLNVIFMGITFSNIGYLLAKSTTGTEMVLPETFLPDFVSFPIILAVLVASALTLSALIVFITSSASTRQEASHYLSPILILMLLPVMFSTQPGVESSWQFSLVPGLNFCLILQDLFLGKYYWDQLWLFFISNFILLAFFIRMTINLLQSESYWNKGGGIAAAFKLKDKQGNQQIIPEEGAMIFLTCAALFLLLGTRLQTWNVALGLPLSQFLIFVFLPLYYLKKTRTKFTDILSLRPGSVKLAVILAFSVPAIIVLAQGLKRLLTKAGFPSDGEESAQVVVDIVQNNGLVVALFIVALTPAICEEFLFRGVLLNASKGWKTASAITLNGLLFGALHMSVANMPALTLMGAYMAYIVWKSGSIYQSALVHFINNALAVLLIYYSTEKLIDEEKFTAIIEHPLCLGIAFVYIIFSLISIKNCKRESVDA, from the coding sequence GTGAATTGGAAGTTAGTTCAGCTGATTTTTACTAAGGAGTTACGTGAGTTCGTTCGCGATACACGAACTCTTTTGCTGATGATTTTCATCCCGGCTTTTTTATACCCCGGCTTACTTTTAGTGACGGCGCAAATGCGTTCCGTACAAGAAAGTAAACTTCAGTCTCAGACCTACACGGTTTTTGTGAAAGGGGATGATTTAAATTTATTGTCTAAAGTGGAAAGCGAGAATTTAGTATTCAGTCGAGATGCTGAGCAAGAAGAAACGACTTTACTCAGTATCGAGTTTTCCGAAAATGAATTTTCCGATACAATTCCCAAAATTGCTATTTCTTATGATAGCACAAATAGTCAGTCCCTTTACATTTTGGATATGGTGCAAATTGAGTTCGATCGCATTAATCGAGAGCTCAGGGACGAGAATTTAGAAAAGTTAGGCTTAGAAAAAAGTTTTTTGCGGCCATTGCAAATTGACCTCATTAAAACAAATTCAGAGAAACAAGAAGGGCGCTTCCTTGCAGGGAAAATTCTCCCAGGTTTAATCTTAGTCATGCTAACTGTTGCGGCCGGTTTAATGGCGCAAGAGACCACGGCGGGGGAACGCGAGTCGGGAACTCTAGAAACACTTTTATGTACTCCCGCAAAATACGCCGAAATTGTCGCTGCGAAACTTTTGACTGTAACCACAATAGGTTTTTTGTCGGGCTTACTCAACGTTATTTTTATGGGCATCACTTTTAGTAATATTGGCTACTTGCTCGCAAAAAGTACGACGGGAACAGAGATGGTTTTACCCGAAACTTTTTTGCCTGACTTTGTTTCCTTTCCCATCATACTCGCAGTCCTCGTGGCTTCAGCCTTAACTTTGAGTGCGCTGATAGTCTTTATTACTTCATCGGCCTCAACACGTCAAGAAGCTTCTCACTACCTGAGCCCCATACTCATTCTAATGCTGCTTCCCGTGATGTTTAGTACTCAGCCTGGTGTGGAGAGCTCTTGGCAATTCTCTTTAGTCCCCGGCCTCAACTTTTGCTTGATCTTACAGGACCTCTTTCTCGGGAAATATTACTGGGATCAACTCTGGCTGTTTTTCATCAGTAACTTTATCCTCTTGGCCTTTTTTATTCGCATGACCATTAACCTCTTGCAGAGTGAGTCTTATTGGAATAAAGGTGGAGGCATTGCTGCTGCCTTCAAATTAAAAGACAAGCAGGGTAATCAGCAAATCATTCCTGAAGAAGGCGCGATGATATTTCTCACTTGCGCCGCTTTATTTTTGCTTTTAGGAACGCGCTTACAAACATGGAATGTGGCGCTAGGCTTGCCCTTGTCGCAGTTTTTAATCTTCGTCTTTTTGCCGCTTTATTACCTCAAGAAAACTCGAACAAAATTTACGGATATTTTGAGCCTACGCCCCGGCTCAGTTAAGTTAGCTGTCATTCTCGCTTTCTCCGTTCCCGCAATCATTGTTTTAGCGCAAGGTTTGAAACGCCTATTAACGAAAGCGGGCTTCCCTTCCGACGGCGAAGAGTCAGCTCAAGTTGTGGTCGACATCGTTCAAAATAATGGCCTTGTCGTGGCGCTCTTTATTGTGGCTTTAACACCAGCTATTTGCGAAGAGTTTCTCTTTCGAGGAGTTTTACTCAATGCGAGCAAGGGTTGGAAGACCGCTTCTGCTATCACCCTCAATGGCTTATTATTTGGCGCCTTGCACATGTCAGTGGCTAATATGCCTGCTTTGACTCTCATGGGTGCGTATATGGCTTATATCGTTTGGAAAAGCGGTTCGATTTATCAATCAGCCCTGGTGCATTTTATCAACAACGCTTTAGCAGTGTTATTGATTTATTACTCGACAGAAAAGCTCATTGATGAGGAAAAGTTTACGGCCATCATTGAGCATCCCCTTTGTTTAGGTATTGCTTTTGTCTACATCATTTTTTCACTTATCTCGATTAAAAATTGTAAGCGTGAGTCAGTTGATGCGTAA